The Halanaerobiales bacterium genome segment TAAATATATGAAGAGGTGATTAATATTCAGGACAGAAATAAAGGAATTATTCTAATTTTACTTTCATCATTGTCTTTTGCACTTATGGCAGCAACAGTTAAATTTTTAGGAGATATGCCTATCCCGGAAAAAATATTTTTCCGCAATTTACTTGGGGCATCTGTAGTTTTTTATATAATCAAAAAAAGAGGAAAGTCGTTTAAAGTCAATAATAAAAAATTTATGGCTTTAAGGTTATTAACTGGAGTTTTAGGAATGACCAGTTATTATTATGCTCTGTCAAAAATACATCTTTCTGATGCAGTTATCTTACATAAGATGGCCCCATTTTTTGTAATAATTTTTGCAGCAGTATTTTTAGGAGAAAAAATAAAGAAACCACAGTATATTGCACTTGTTCTGGCAATTGCTGGGGCAGTTTTTGTTATTAAACCCAGATTTGATTCATCAGTTATACCTTCCCTTGTGGCCTTTGCATCAGCACTATTTTCAGGGGTATCTTATACAGTAATTCGTTATCTTAAAAACAGTGATTCACCTCAGGTGATTGTTTTCTACTTTCTAACATTTTTAGTTATTGTAATGTTTCCCTTTATGTTAGCGGGTTATTTTGTAATGCCGACTCCAACTCAGTGGGTGGCATTATTCTTTTTAGGAGTTTTTGGAACAGCCGGTCAGTTATTAATGACAAATGCCTATCATTTTGCTCCAGCTGGGGAACTTTCAATTTATACTTATTCTAATATTGTTTTTTCAACTTTAATTGGTCTTATTATTTGGACTGAAATTCCAGATTACTTGAGTATTATTGGTGGAGCTTTAATAATTATTGCCGGTATTATTAATTATAGAGCTAAGGATAATCTTGAAAAACAGGGAGCAGTCTAAAATTATAAAGGAGGTATTTTTCTTATGAAAAAAGTTATGATCCCACTTGGAGAAGGATTTGAGGAGATCGAAGCAGTTACTAATATTGATGTTTTTAGAAGAGCAGGACTTGAAGTTGTAACTGCCGGTTTAGGCAAAAAAGAAGTTGAGGGTGATCATGGACTTAAAATTAAAGCAGACCTTCTTATAAAAGAAGTTGATATTAATGAAATTGAGGCGATTGTCTTACCAGGTGGTATGCCAGGTGCAGAAAACCTGCGTAATAGTGATAAACTCCTCTGGTTAATTAGTGAATTAGATCAAAAGGGTGGCCTGGTTGCAGCTATTTGTGCGGCACCTATGGTTCTGGATAAGGCAGGAGTTATTGAGGATAAAAATGCTACCAGTTATCCAGGATTTAAAAGAAAAATGCCTTCCTGTAATTATTTTGAAGAAAGAGTTGTAAGAGATCATAATGTAATTACAGGAAGAGGTCCAGGAGTAGCCATGGAATTTGCTCTGGAAGTAGTGCGTTATTTGTTGGGCCATGAAAAAGTTGATGAGCTTAAAGAACAGATGCTGACCAACTTTTAATCTAGAAATACTTTTGGATTTACAAAAATATTTGAAACTTTAATTGTCCAGTGGAGATGGGGTCCGGTAGAAAATCCAGTTGACCCTATTTCTCCTATTTTGTCTCCTTTATTAACTTTTTCACCATTTTGAACATTCATCTTATTTAGATGAGCATAGGCTGAAAAGATGTTATGCCCGTGGTCAATGATAACTGTATTTCCGGTTACAGTTAGATTTGCTGCCAGGGTTACAATCCCAGTGTTTGTTGCTTTAACAATTGTCCCGGTAGGAGCTGCGATATCAATACCTGAATGTCTGCTTTGTAGACTGCCATTTACATAACGAGTAGCACCAAAATCAGTGGAGATTGTTCCCTGCAGAGGCCAGATAAAAGCATTTTCATATAATTTGTGACTGGAACTATTACGACGTGCTTTTGCTACTTTTTCTCTATCTTCTTTTAATTTTTTCTGTAAAGCTTTGTCTTCTTCATCTGGTCTTACCAGTTTTTCTTTATCTTCACTAACTTTTATCCAGCTTTCAGGAAAGTTACCTTTAAGGACTTTAATGTTTTTGTGATAAATATAATTGTTATTTTCTTTTATTTTTAAATTATGGATACCGGGTTGGACCCAATATGAAGCAGCAATAATTGTTTCTAAACTGTTATTATTACTCTCATAAAAAGAAAAATTATTACCGGAGAATTTGGCATTATAGTTTTCAGGTTTTAAATCTATAGTATTACTT includes the following:
- a CDS encoding DJ-1 family glyoxalase III codes for the protein MKKVMIPLGEGFEEIEAVTNIDVFRRAGLEVVTAGLGKKEVEGDHGLKIKADLLIKEVDINEIEAIVLPGGMPGAENLRNSDKLLWLISELDQKGGLVAAICAAPMVLDKAGVIEDKNATSYPGFKRKMPSCNYFEERVVRDHNVITGRGPGVAMEFALEVVRYLLGHEKVDELKEQMLTNF
- a CDS encoding M23 family metallopeptidase, which produces MNKNKVKLSLLLFLFITFLFSSTIFASDVEIILNDLKIQQGEIIKVTLKSNTIDLKPENYNAKFSGNNFSFYESNNNSLETIIAASYWVQPGIHNLKIKENNNYIYHKNIKVLKGNFPESWIKVSEDKEKLVRPDEEDKALQKKLKEDREKVAKARRNSSSHKLYENAFIWPLQGTISTDFGATRYVNGSLQSRHSGIDIAAPTGTIVKATNTGIVTLAANLTVTGNTVIIDHGHNIFSAYAHLNKMNVQNGEKVNKGDKIGEIGSTGFSTGPHLHWTIKVSNIFVNPKVFLD
- a CDS encoding DMT family transporter, encoding MINIQDRNKGIILILLSSLSFALMAATVKFLGDMPIPEKIFFRNLLGASVVFYIIKKRGKSFKVNNKKFMALRLLTGVLGMTSYYYALSKIHLSDAVILHKMAPFFVIIFAAVFLGEKIKKPQYIALVLAIAGAVFVIKPRFDSSVIPSLVAFASALFSGVSYTVIRYLKNSDSPQVIVFYFLTFLVIVMFPFMLAGYFVMPTPTQWVALFFLGVFGTAGQLLMTNAYHFAPAGELSIYTYSNIVFSTLIGLIIWTEIPDYLSIIGGALIIIAGIINYRAKDNLEKQGAV